Proteins encoded together in one Plasmodium cynomolgi strain B DNA, chromosome 9, whole genome shotgun sequence window:
- a CDS encoding hypothetical protein (putative): KDKQNECCELIGEQDKYFRNFFANLNKIIESIVSFNPDGGQGEGSASPRVSSPLDGESYRQRGKTKGSPSACTSDNDEDDNNRGYANSDDEDKENAQKNENEIQKERSKYLTVTRERIHNRTNTHGETCSHPDMSPFDELRMKEEQDRCNERIEKIKSLCESFKNIDNESSKSGNSDGSRKPNGNLPISSKQKKKKALDIQHDEPFHSEFENEKMQEEYQLENDEEIKLVHAADFGDGKIREKVTYKKKTGTKVDAQKRPDNVADYDKDIKKRLNNLVHDISSSSRGNKKNHDVAAKNPSNKVPSTQSNIMDILNNRMQKASLEHIESSSTPKYVKYNTIHREIMNPRQHFVNQNKNSVDHIICL, encoded by the coding sequence AAGGACAAACAAAACGAGTGCTGCGAACTGATCGGAGAGCAAGACAAGTACTTCAGGAACTTCTTCGCAAAtctgaataaaattatcgaaTCGATTGTTTCGTTCAACCCGGATGGAGgccaaggagaaggaagtgcTTCTCCCCGTGTTAGCAGCCCCCTTGATGGGGAAAGCTACCgtcaaagggggaaaacaaaagggtCCCCTTCGGCCTGCACATCCGACAATGACGAAGATGACAACAATCGAGGTTACGCCAATTCGGATGATGAAGACAAAGagaatgcacaaaaaaacgaaaacgaaatACAGAAAGAACGGTCTAAATATTTAACCGTGACAAGGGAACGCATACATAACAGGACCAACACACACGGTGAAACATGCAGCCATCCCGATATGTCTCCATTTGATGAGTTACGAATGAAAGAAGAACAGGACAGATGCAACGAAAgaatcgaaaaaataaaaagcttaTGCGAGTCATTCAAAAATATAGACAATGAGTCTTCCAAATCTGGCAATTCCGATGGAAGTAGAAAACCAAATGGAAATCTTCCCATTTCGtcaaagcaaaaaaaaaaaaaagcattagATATTCAGCATGATGAGCCATTTCATTCAGAAtttgaaaatgagaaaatgcaGGAGGAATACCAACTGGAGAATGATGAGGAAATCAAACTGGTCCATGCTGCAGATTTCGGGGATGGAAAAATACGTGAAAAAGTgacgtacaaaaaaaaaactggaacCAAAGTGGATGCACAAAAGAGGCCAGACAACGTTGCGGATTATGAtaaggacataaaaaaaaggttaaacaATTTGGTACACGACAtaagtagtagtagtaggggaaacaaaaaaaatcacgaCGTCGCTGCAAAGAACCCCTCCAATAAAGTACCAAGTACTCAAAGCAACATTATGGATATCTTAAATAATCGAATGCAGAAGGCCTCCTTGGAGCACATCGAAAGTAGCAGTACTCCCAAGTACGTCAAATATAACACTATACATCGTGAAATTATGAATCCACGTCAACACTTCGTTAATCAGAACAAAAATTCTGTTGATCATATTATTTGCCTGTAA
- a CDS encoding hypothetical protein (putative) gives MLLCRMNISMRRIYPNRVQERHHKDDGDRRGNPANARMMNNAIFSDQLEEKHKKERGNFFQVGKSEKKCTKEEFVQLVKITDGVENGYVKGTPCKFKPNKCKKKINVTNLNVQDNSNDKVEKEIDVTELWSYLSHVHNSEGSRLRYKIGQIMDTRSAKCQAEMENHTHGDREQSRGGEKDKFNYDEYKQMVKYILPSMADNKIKYSWCVLKSNLNCEGEEINYKEFSSFINLKGGNDENSYVNKIVCSKLKNKMLKYNFNPEDVKLKTINYIDNVRLKASEFSKQFKEIISERELADLFKGKDKIKIDELEKYVMEIIEERGKDIPHPRGGQSGPNSDYSSQESENKSKGTKKQEGLTNFNMKAYISTLLTNKDHEVSVDHFIQNLNIDYEMLNSQNKSIKDAYDFYSRNIPPSEVVGELYAEELNKEEIKRAKFLIEEIDYSVRNNFKSNYLGTKKEKNKMDSQVSYLSIYEIFKHLDVDKDSYITKEDLHKSFQKLKIKDISNTDVNILLKYIDTEKKGFINVNDFLSNYQLEEKSMLTWIKNTNKPYFEFVKNLQRERYNSGKGARERSSSEHVLNNRNANIAKKHDDVIANYNLQLDPFCPSYVIRERIRDNFMPKKEDFLSKHLNATRFHLTQYKNTNNLVQPVENSDLYMSENLRFKTTYNLNYNKS, from the exons ATGCTCTTATGCCGAAT gaACATTTCCATGAGACGAATTTATCCGAACC GTGTGCAGGAAAGGCACCATAAGGACGATGGTGACAGGAGAGGAAACCCTGCCAATGCTCGAATGATGAATAATGCCATATTTTCAGACCAACTGGAggagaaacataaaaaagaacgagggaattttttccaagttgggaaaagtgaaaaaaaatgcacgaaGGAAGAATTTGTCCAACTTGTTAAAATTACTGATGGTGTGGAAAATGGCTATGTTAAAGGAACCCCGTGCAAATTTAAGccaaataaatgcaaaaaaaaaataaatgtcaCAAATTTGAATGTACAAGATAACTCAAATGACAAGgtcgaaaaagaaattgacgTGACGGAGTTGTGGAGCTATTTAAGTCACGTGCACAACTCGGAGGGAAGTAGGCTGAGGTACAAAATTGGCCAAATAATGGACACGCGCAGTGCAAAATGTCAGGCAGAAATGGAAAATCACACACACGGGGACAGGGAACAATCCAGGGGAGGTGAAAAAGACAAATTTAACTATGACGAATATAAACAAATGGTCAAATATATACTTCCCAGCATGGCtgataacaaaataaaatactctTGGTGTGTTTTGAAGAGCAATTTAAATtgcgaaggggaagaaataaaCTATAAAGAGTTTTCCAGTTTTATTAATCTCAAAGGAGGGAATGACGAAAATAGCTatgtgaacaaaattgtgtgcagcaagttaaaaaataaaatgctaaAGTACAATTTTAATCCAGAGGATGTGAAGTTAAAGACAATTAACTACATCGACAATGTCAGGCTGAAGGCTTCCGAATTTTCCAAACAGTTTAAGGAAATCATATCGGAGAGGGAGCTAGCCGATTTGTTCAAAGGtaaagacaaaataaaaattgacgAACTGGAAAAGTACGTCATGGAAATAATTGAAGAACGGGGAAAGGATATTCCTCACCCAAGAGGGGGACAAAGTGGACCCAACAGTGATTATTCTTCTCAAGAATCGGAGAACAAatcaaaaggaacaaaaaaacaggagGGGTTAACAAACTTTAACATGAAGGCTTACATATCCACCCTGCTAACTAACAAAGACCACGAAGTGTCCGTGGATCACTTCATCCAAAATTTAAACATCGACTACGAAATGTTGAATAGCCAAAACAAAAGCATAAAAGACGCGTACGATTTTTACTCCAGAAATATCCCCCCCTCAGAAGTGGTGGGGGAGCTATACGCGGAAGAATTGaacaaagaagaaattaaaagggcaaaatttttaatcgaAGAAATAGACTACTCGGTGAGGAATAATTTCAAGTCAAATTATctgggcacaaaaaaggagaagaataaaatggatTCCCAAGTTTCGTATTTATCCATttacgaaatttttaaacatcTAGACGTTGACAAAGATAGTTACATAACGAAGGAAGATTTACATAAAAGTTTCCAAAAgctaaaaattaaagatatCTCAAATACGGATGTTAACATACTGCTAAAATATATCgatacggaaaaaaagggattcaTTAATGTGAATGATTTTCTGTCAAATTATCAACTTGAGGAGAAGTCCATGCTCACTTGGATTAAAAATACCAACAAGCCATATTTCGAATTCgttaaaaatttgcagagGGAGAGATATAACTCTGGTAAGGGTGCTCGGGAGAGGTCCTCCAGTGAGCATGTCCTAAACAACAGAAATGCCAATATTGCCAAAAAACACGACGATGTGATTGCCAATTATAACTTACAGCTGGACCCCTTTTGCCCCTCCTATGTTATAAGAGAGAGAATACGGGACAACTTCATGCCTAAAAAGGAAGACTTCTTAAGCAAGCACCTCAATGCCACTCGATTCCACTTAACGCAATACAAAAATACCAATAACCTGGTCCAACCAGTTGAAAATTCAGACCTCTATATGAGTGAAAACCTCAGGTTTAAAACGACCTATAATTTGAATTACAACAAGTCGTGA
- a CDS encoding hypothetical protein (putative), whose protein sequence is MSPLVVDTLDCVYLRPQPTSTYYYPLGMTWKYVVSSKSTGCFGTTKKYTLTPETYYYPYYYYYVYYTPAESAIVCSSSKKVIKDKKKKKDEDKKALKDESSKEESEKEEGSKKSSGKKKYEYVEGERVVRTYLPVVEPFYYTSSYYVPRAILFP, encoded by the exons ATGAGTCCTCTAGTTGTAGATACCCTTGACTGCGTCTATTTAA gACCGCAACCAACAAGCACGTACTACTACCCCCTAGGCATGACGTGGAAATATGTCGTAAGCTCGAAATCGACGGGCTGCTTCGGCACGACGAAAAAATACACCTTGACCCCAGAGACATACTACTACCCATATTACTATTACTATGTTTATTACACCCCAGCCGAATCGGCCATCGTCTGCTCGTCCAGTAAAAAAGTAatcaaagataaaaaaaagaaaaaggacgAAGATAAGAAAGCGCTAAAAGACGAATCTTCAAAGGAGGAAAGTGAGAAAGAGGAAGGATCCAAAAAaagttcaggcaaaaaaaagtatgaataTGTTGAAGGAGAAAGAGTTGTGAGGACTTACCTACCCGTAGTGGAACCATTCTATTACACCAGCAGCTATTACGTTCCACGTGCAATTCTTTTCCCATAG
- a CDS encoding hypothetical protein (putative): MPTEKKNLVNNVIYQCHGKLKLYIKIKQRITNHGAVGREVDELEEGYKKCVNSNSARFRQVECCYDGGANDDAKLASCADCSSEDKMNKDILNGLLRSHAEYGSGCVVSFISNVNKSHTCKYNIDGIKRNDPVDSPSDAQIKNLSDERNVKGRINCEKEKKMNSTLKSELKKFREKTTPVEFSDPQKLKDILDFAAKEERTVRREAIKKREHFFCTLISIHISSSKGEDARVRDFVSDGESDTAGRNNFFFVNVYCGRNGEEKRGEGQLGDAGEGADRVDAANRVEAADTAEATELNMALAQLSNFVRQPLTGEGPPVDISNFNRVAKMICEIYCNMADMHLKVCLNMCSNSGVKEEDEPIFNFLCSVDDPLGEFLKLFIKHVKKSQMGGGSLGTKREYGKDGGSPEKEETPPKSEAQKRIENVLFGTIPLDEETKADLIKEVMNFPEQHLNKLTSLNKTLQHNYTFFKEREKNLHSSIARIVEKQNQIMKHYEEEEKKRKNEIIQILREISFVSEQNMEIKNEIENHKGLNLRYGEIEKDRQEQHLKKFQSVHTILDREFESFLKFRNESLVNTEWAGKREKKGSGAETSNNKREQRTTCDDNSTSQAAIKDIRKKQEEQYLKNLNEAMNHAEKIFRETQDVR, encoded by the exons ATGCCAactgaaaagaaaaacctTGTGAATAACGTGATTTATCAGTGCCATGGGAAATTAAAgctgtacataaaaataaagcaaagaATTACCAACCATGGCGCTGTAGGCAGGGAAGTGGATGAACTGGAAGAAGGTTATAAAAAGTGTGTAAATTCGAACTCGGCACGGTTTCGCCAAGTGGAGTGCTGCTACGATGGTGGTGCTAATGACGACGCGAAGTTGGCCAGCTGTGCCGACTGTTCCAGCGaggataaaatgaataaagacATACTAAATGGCTTGTTGAGAAGCCACGCAGAATATGGAAGTGGGTGTGTTGTCTCATTTATTAGCAACGTGAACAAATCACACACATGTAAATACAACATCGATGGGATTAAAAGGAATGACCCCGTTGACAGTCCTAGCGAtgcgcaaataaaaaacttg AGCGATGAAAGAAATGTCAAAGGAAGAATTAACTgtgagaaggagaaaaaaatgaatagtaCTCTAAAgagtgaattaaaaaaattcagagaAAAAACAACCCCAGTGGAATTTTCAGACCCGCAGAAGTTGAAGGACATCCTCGACTTTGCAGCAAAAGAGGAGAGGACCGTCAGGCGGGaggccataaaaaaaagggaacatttCTTCTGCACATTAATCAGCATACATATTAGCAGCTCAAAAGGGGAGGATGCGCGTGTTAGGGATTTTGTGAGCGATGGAGAAAGTGACACAGCGGGGAGGAAcaacttcttcttcgttaaCGTTTATTGCGGGAGgaatggtgaagaaaaacgggGAGAGGGACAACTGGGCGACGCGGGGGAAGGGGCTGATAGGGTCGATGCAGCTAATAGGGTCGAAGCGGCTGATACGGCCGAAGCGACAGAACTGAACATGGCGCTCGCTCAGTTGAGCAACTTCGTTAGACAACCCCTGACGGGGGAGGGCCCCCCAGTGGacatttcaaattttaacaGAGTAGCCAAAATGATATGCGAGATTTACTGCAATATGGCTGACATGCACTTGAAAGTCTGCCTCAACATGTGCAGCAATTCCGGTGTGAAGGAAGAGGACGAACCGATTTTTAACTTCCTCTGCTCGGTTGATGACCCCTTGGGGGAATTCCTCAAACTGTTCATAAAGCATGTAAAGAAGTCCCAAATGGGAGGAGGCAGTTTGGGGACAAAACGCGAATATGGAAAGGACGGGGGATCCccagaaaaggaggaaacgcCACCAAAATCGGAAGCACAGAAAAGGATAGAAAATGTCCTATTTGGTACTATCCCGCTGGATGAAGAAACCAAAGCTGATTTAATAAAAGAAGTAATGAATTTCCCCGAGCAACACTTGAATAAACTCACGTCATTAAACAAAACGCTGCAACATAATTATACCTTTTttaaggaaagggaaaaaaatttgcacagtAGCATTGCGCGCATAGTGGAGAAACAAAACCAAATAATGAAACActatgaggaggaggaaaaaaaacgaaaaaatgaaataattcaaaTTCTTCGAGAAATATCATTCGTTAGTGAACAAaatatggaaataaaaaatgaaatagaaaaCCATAAAGGGTTGAATTTGAGATATGGAGAAATCGAGAAGGATAGACAAGAGCAGCACTTGAAGAAATTCCAGTCAGTTCATACTATCCTCGACAGGGAGTTCGAATCGTTCCTCAAGTTTAGGAACGAGTCCTTAGTAAATACCGAGTGGGctggaaaaagggagaaaaaaggaagcggtGCTGAGACATCGAACAACAAAAGAGAACAGCGAACTACCTGTGACGATAACTCCACTTCGCAAGCTGCCATAAAAGACATCCGCAAAAAGCAGGAGGAGCAAtacttgaaaaatttaaacgaAGCGATGAACCATGCGGAGAAAATATTTCGGGAAACTCAGGACGTGAGGTAA
- a CDS encoding hypothetical protein (putative), whose amino-acid sequence MEKIKESQDSLFLATEKHIEKLHDQLDNLSRQNQNMKGDLKQKSIQIIALESQIDLDDAPGKNNRGNDPIEEFEQKTLCRTSGDMTKDKQPFFDLNRQLDNFKEQIKDKKIIKEQINQLQNQLHTLKDDIKMIESLKMENENLKKLLSRKNSNLNEYEQNINKLEKNIGMLNDRNFDLRKENTNLCANVMALSRCDDTIIDPLDSGQKGTRSGGEEAQNGQIITDRENKIKDLEAHVDTLKQQIFDLNEEIFDLKQKNVQLKKSAMVRSSSGDIQTVQTEAEKIYVDKINLLKGKLEESKTKINMLNGLLKTSNSQTTQLNKKVRTILRENKTWQKKYEKCLTYLESLKGKYDEEVLKLQRGKSPFVLGASRGENPSPLCSGANWLNGQSEQDALNVDDPIQQNCRKSLEGEIYPSEKASREEEKKGEIELVNSANTNGASPGRMDNHMRGSLNHKHEKKEDENEGMSYKVSKLNGAESDRKIFFPFGENSNASFNLVHNENKDVSINDIFEIDNITRDIHRMFSDNEESVNGKGENGFYFTERERQHYSEKVKKAEERGPTEGVLKSMEKIYVANKIRKMNEDMHKYIVQRKEKLDNLYDGNLVHQGKPQNKGNIQGDRLEEGHTKLALKGKEDLNDVTQVDYSTTDQVYYPYGMPQVPQRNVRGDPINVSDTHVVSGKEDSCVVNNHLRAGNETNMSQRGGFTNVSDHSVQKNENNLRSVFRYKINGEGEDVQIGNSIEGDHPQSQHGTASSIAKTQQSGINELSNSKYGRQLMEDIYTKADAHKLTSPGRDNTLVYDNESKKNLLNASRYNPYEHKNVSGGTTADVKRWDIPREEIMNDPYRNDGVRAEPNGKDTNAQNKKSQAWIIDLKNNEVFPYRKLQNTLLTDEETDVNSEGGPKGGQNMAPRNGHAGPKGAKKKAKAAKHTQQGEKKYGENNRMKNNTNFRTFPRDQKCTKGQSAKKARSKEKLHLLVNNISKLVKNKIKEELNNKNIPKDILNFEITKIKKKANGSKDSLNNKRQDTTIILSSDSMSLSSETLNGTFETEDSCQKSAKWQNENAASSASGRGTHMHASTNSAGSSMDINLGKIRVEGTREMCEAHRTNGPDSANASRQTSHKQSASELFAREKNSPLVSKEDYLYDDLLSTNFMLNDISLNNAMCFGPNLIGIEQTIPPELTLANMEGEELHLDKLPSPYLDNMNLCHHEDRNKNLQLGHNSYMEMNSSRNGNYGAFGSKPFDCNHANAQKTNRNQVAINGDLDMNIGMIHNGVGGQMTAHAHEHAHAHYGVNKSVKNVNTRDNNIFQVEKLNSSYLFDINSLRPEANPPFYDSAFLNYNQLDRTGVKAGNTKCTLGSSTGIPNFCNEGRSTVGANPNGLQGATPNGLQGVNPNGLQGVNPNGLQGAYPNSRHLPPPNCNKAISHSQPQRGDQPCEENGTNGTSGTSGTNDTKDRHESGKIKENSRGNQKGGLKNARRSKSVDVKKVGVRNSLTNDTLSTKPKMKTQIFNYSGNKKNGLRDMSTYADKVLEDMKSLIPSNVSSIVEKSPKGGKVSGSVNELVPIKCSSNGKMNHSRNPNFGDEDKVGILGKENDKLNFHGGGGGIIKGSSADANLGANIRTSDLSLTSQDTLPSFRTKERERGNSLGKYNMEDNGHMGGINKSNGTQRNDYFLGGVHNEDVLLDKHYSRDRAQKKNIISLEEKSSNEHAKLNPHLGNNMGDITFADIGDLPVNAFGLDNMLKEIHLNSYANNGSNVLGNALIPSPSFAENGLNYKNRMEENHQFQSETRKSLSSFREALKKQGILG is encoded by the exons atggaaaaaattaaggaaagTCAAGATAGCCTTTTTCTGGCGACAGAAAAGCACATAGAGAAGTTACACGACCAATTGGATAACCTATCGAGACAGAACCAAAACATGAAGGGAGATTTAAAGCAGAAAAGTATTCAGATTATTGCCCTCGAGTCACAAATAGATCTAGATGATGCACCtgggaaaaataatcgaGGGAATGACCCTATTGAGGAATTCGAACAGAAAACATTATGCAGAACAAGCGGAGATATGACAAAGGATAAGCAACCCTTCTTCGATCTGAACAGACAATTAGACAATTTcaaggaacaaataaaagataaaaaaataataaaggaacaaataaacCAGCTGCAAAACCAACTGCACACTTTAAAAGATGATATTAAAATGATTGAATCtctaaaaatggaaaatgagAATCTGAAGAAATTGTTAAGTAGGAAAAATTCGAACCTTAACGAGTATGAACAGAACATAAATAagctagaaaaaaatattggaaTGTTGAACGATCGGAATTTTGACTTGCGTAAGGAGAACACAAATTTGTGTGCAAATGTGATGGCCCTATCACGTTGCGATGATACGATAATTGATCCCCTCGACTCGGGGCAAAAGGGAACTCGCTCAGGTGGCGAggaagcacaaaatggacaaataATAACAGatagggaaaacaaaataaaggattTAGAAGCACACGTTGATACATTGAAGCAGCAAATTTTTGATCTAAACGAAGAGATCTTCGACTTGAAGCAAAAGAATGTCCAGCTGAAGAAATCGGCCATGGTGCGCAGCAGCAGTGGAGATATCCAAACGGTACAAACGGAGGCAgagaaaatatatgtagACAAAATTAACCTGCTAAAAGGGAAGCTAGAAGAAAGTAAGACCAAAATTAACATGCTTAACGGATTGCTCAAAACGTCCAATAGTCAAACTACTCAGTTGAATAAGAAGGTCAGGACGATACtgagagaaaataaaacctggcagaaaaaatatgaaaaatgtcTCACCTATTTGGAGAGCCTTAAGGGGAAATACGATGAGGAGGTTTTAAAGCTGCAGAGAGGGAAGTCCCCATTCGTTTTGGGTGCATCCAGGGGGGAGAATCCGTCACCTCTGTGTAGTGGGGCAAACTGGCTCAACGGACAAAGCGAACAGGATGCTCTTAATGTAGATGATCCAATACAACAAAATTGTCGAAAGTCACTCGAAGGGGAAATTTACCCATCTGAAAAGGCTTCCcgtgaagaggaaaaaaagggagaaatcgAACTCGTTAACAGCGCAAATACGAACGGTGCTTCCCCAGGACGGATGGACAATCACATGAGAGGAAGCTTGAATCataaacatgaaaaaaaagaagacgaaAATGAGGGTATGTCCTACAAAGTTTCAAAACTTAACGGTGCAGAATCCGATAGGAagattttcttcccctttggtgAAAACTCAAATGCCAGCTTCAACTTGGTTCACAACGAAAACAAGGATGTCAGCATAAATGACATCTTCGAAATTGATAACATCACGAGAGATATCCATCGTATGTTCTCCGATAATGAGGAGAGTGTAAAtgggaagggggaaaacggGTTCTACTTCACCGAAAGGGAGAGGCAGCATTACTCtgaaaaagtaaagaaaGCCGAGGAGAGAGGCCCAACGGAGGGAGTCTTAAAAagtatggaaaaaatatacgtagCGAATAAGATAAGGAAAATGAACGAAgatatgcataaatatatagttcaaaggaaagaaaaattggacAACTTGTACGATGGAAATTTAGTGCATCAGGGAAAACCTCAGAACAAGGGAAACATCCAAGGGGATCGTTTAGAAGAAGGTCACACTAAATTGGCACTcaaaggaaaggaagacTTGAATGACGTCACACAGGTGGATTACTCCACAACGGACCAGGTGTACTATCCGTATGGAATGCCACAGGTTCCCCAAAGGAACGTGCGGGGCGACCCCATCAACGTCAGCGATACACATGTAGTAAGCGGCAAGGAGGACTCCTGTGTTGTGAATAACCATTTAAGAGCCGGAAACGAAACGAACATGTCGCAGCGCGGGGGATTCACAAATGTCTCAGACCACTCGGTGCAGAAGAACGAAAACAATTTGAGAAGTGTGTTCAGGTACAAAATAAACGGTGAGGGGGAAGATGTGCAGATAGGGAACTCCATTGAGGGCGATCACCCGCAAAGTCAGCATGGAACAGCAAGCAGCATCGCCAAAACGCAGCAAAGCGGCATAAACGAATTGAGCAACTCCAAATATGGTAGGCAGCTCATGGAAGACATTTACACTAAGGCAGATGCGCATAAGTTGACCAGCCCAGGTAGAGATAACACCTTAGTATATGACAATGAATCGAAGAAGAACCTTTTGAATGCTTCGAGGTATAACCCGtatgaacataaaaacgtGTCAGGTGGCACCACCGCAGATGTAAAGAGGTGGGATATTCCGAGAGAGGAGATAATGAATGACCCCTATAGGAACGATGGGGTAAGGGCCGAACCGAACGGAAAGGACACAAATGCTCAAAACAAAAAGTCGCAGGCATGGATAATCGACctcaaaaataatgaagtGTTTCCGTATAGGAAGTTGCAGAATACACTCCTAACGGATGAGGAGACAGACGTGAATTCAGAAGGGGGTCCCAAAGGTGGTCAAAATATGGCCCCAAGAAATGGTCATGCTGGTCCGAAAGGCGcgaagaaaaaggcaaaggcaGCAAAGCACACTCAGCAGGGAGAAAAGAAGTATGGGGAAAATAACCGCATGAAGAACAACACAAATTTTAGGACATTCCCGCGCGATCAGAAATGCACAAAGGGACAGTCCGCTAAAAAGGCGAGGAGTAAAGAAAAACTACACCTGCTTGTTAATAACATCTCTAAGCTAgttaagaacaaaataaaggaggaactaaacaacaaaaatattcCCAAGGATATACTAAACTTTGagattacaaaaataaaaaaaaaagcaaatgggTCAAAGGACAGCTTGAATAATAAACGGCAGGACACCACCATCATTTTGAGCAGTGATTCCATGTCCCTATCGTCCGAAACGCTGAATGGGACCTTCGAGACGGAAGACAGTTGTCAGAAGAGCGCAAAGTGGCAGAATGAGAATGCAGCTTCTTCCGCGAGTGGAAGGGGCACACACATGCACGCAAGTACGAATTCCGCAGGCAGCTCCATGGATATcaatttgggaaaaattaGGGTTGAAGGAACCAGAGAAATGTGTGAAGCGCATCGTACAAATGGTCCAGATAGCGCAAATGCATCGAGACAGACAAGCCATAAGCAAAGCGCAAGTGAGTTGTTTGCCCGTGAAAAAAACTCCCCCCTAGTGAGCAAAGAAGACTATCTATATGATGATTTACTGTCCACCAATTTCATGTTAAATGACATCAGCCTTAACAATGCCATGTGCTTTGGTCCCAATTTGATTGGCATCGAACAAACGATTCCTCCCGAGTTGACCCTTGCCAAcatggaaggggaagaactCCACTTGGATAAGCTCCCCAGCCCCTACTTAGACAATATGAATTTATGTCACCACGAggatagaaataaaaatttgcagtTGGGTCATAATAGCTATATGGAGATGAACTCTTCCAGAAATGGGAACTACGGAGCTTTCGGTTCCAAACCGTTCGATTGCAACCATGCCAATGCGCAGAAGACAAACAGGAATCAGGTCGCAATTAATGGCGATTTAGATATGAACATAGGGATGATTCATAACGGGGTTGGAGGCCAAATGactgcacatgcacatgaacatgcacatgcacactATGGGGTCAATAAAAGcgtcaaaaatgtgaacacaCG GGACAACAACATTTTCCAAGTTGAGAAGCTAAACAGCTCCTACTTGTTCGACATTAACTCGCTGAGGCCAGAAGCGAATCCCCCATTTTACGATAGcgcctttttaaattacaacCAGCTGGATAGAACCGGTGTGAAGGCGGGAAACACGAAATGCACGTTGGGAAGCAGTACAGGTATTCCTAACTTTTGTAATGAGGGAAGGAGTACAGTTGGTGCAAACCCTAATGGCTTACAGGGTGCAACCCCTAATGGCTTACAGGGTGTAAACCCTAATGGCTTACAGGGTGTAAACCCTAATGGCTTACAAGGTGCATACCCCAATAGCAGGCATCTGCCCCCTCCCAACTGCAACAAAGCCATATCGCATAGTCAACCGCAAAGAGGTGATCAACCCTGCGAAGAGAATGGCACGAACGGCACGAGCGGCACGAGCGGCACCAACGACACTAAGGATAGGCATGAGAGCGGaaagataaaagaaaattcgcGAGGCAACCAAAAGGGGGGCCTAAAAAATGCTAGGAGGTCCAAATCGGTGGACGTTAAAAAGGTAGGAGTGAGAAACAGTTTAACTAATGACACCCTTTCGACGAAgccaaaaatgaagacacaGATATTCAACTACtctggaaataaaaaaaacggactGAGAGATATGTCAACATATGCTGATAAAGTTCTTGAGGACATGAAGTCACTCATCCCGTCGAACGTTAGCAGCATAGTTGAGAAATCACCTAAGGGGGGGAAGGTCAGTGGTAGTGTGAATGAACTGGTTCCTATTAAGTGCAGTTCTAATGGGAAGATGAACCATAGTAGGAATCCCAACTTTGGTGATGAAGACAAGGTAGGCATATTGGGCaaagaaaatgataaacTGAACTTCcacggaggggggggaggtatTATTAAGGGCAGTTCTGCAGATGCCAATTTGGGCGCTAACATCAGGACGTCTGATTTGAGCCTTACATCACAGGATACGCTTCCATCATTTCGCACCAAGGAACGAGAAAGGGGAAACTCTCTTGGAAAGTACAACATGGAAGACAACGGACATATGGGAGGCATAAACAAATCGAATGGTACGCAAAGGAATGACTATTTTTTAGGGGGGGTACATAATGAGGACGTACTGCTAGACAAGCACTACTCTCGTGATagagcgcaaaaaaaaaacatcatttCGTTGGAAGAAAAGAGTAGTAATGAGCATGCAAAATTAAATCCCCATTTAGGTAATAACATGGGTGACATAACCTTCGCTGACATTGGGGACCTTCCAGTGAACGCATTTGGGCTAGATAATATGCTAAAGGAAATCCACTTAAATAGTTATGCAAATAACGGAAGCAATGTCTTAGGTAATGCCTTAATTCCCAGTCCTAGTTTTGCAGAAAATGGCTTAAATTACAAGAACCGTATGGAAGAAAATCATCAGTTTCAGTCCGAAACTCGCAAGAGCTTAAGTAGCTTCCGAGAGGCTTTAAAAAAGCAAGGCATTTTGGGTTAG